The Nocardioides ochotonae genome segment GAGCCGGCGAACGCGCCGGCGAACGCACCGGCATCGGTCCACCGGGCCGACGAGGTCGGCCTGCTGCGGCGGCTGGCCTCCAACAAGCTCAGCCTGATCAGCCTGATCGGCGTCGTGTTCTTCCTGCTGCTGGCCCTGGTCGGGCCGTTCTTCGCGCCGTACGACCCCGCGGCGCTCGGCGACGACCCGATGGCGGCCCCCAGCGGCGAGTACTGGATGGGTACCGACTCGGTCGGCCGTGACGTCTTCTCCCGGTTCCTGCACGGCTCCCGGGTCTCGATCCTGGTCGGCTTCCTCGCCGTCGTGTTCGCACTCGTCGTCGGGACCGCGCTGGGCATGCTCGCCGGCATGCGCTCGGGCAAGTGGCGCGACTCGGTGATCATGCGCCTGATGGACGTCATCCTGGCGTTCCCGCTGCTGGTGCTGGTGCCGGTGATCACCGGCATCATCGGCCAGCGCGACCTCTCGCTCGGGCCGATCCCGATCGGGCCGGAGACACTCGTCGCCATCGCGATCGGCATCGTGCTGGTCCCCGTCTTCGCCCGCATCGCCCGCGCCAGCGTGCTGGCCGAGATGCGCGAGGACTACGTCATGGCGGTGCGCTCCTTCGGTGGGCGCAGCCGCGACATCCTGCTGCGCAACCTGCTGCCCAACATCGCCGCCCCGCTGGTCGTGCAGGCCGCCTTCGGCCTGGCCATGGCGATCACGGTCGAGGCGGCGGTCTCCTTCCTCGGCCTCGGGGTACAGCCGCCCGGCGCGAGCTGGGGCACCCTGCTCGCCGACGCGCGCCAGTACGTCACCCTCGGCGCGTGGTGGCTCGTGGTGTTCCCCTCGATCGCGATCGCGCTGTTCGTGCTGGTCTTCAACCTGCTCGGCGACCAGCTGCGCGACGAGCTCGACCCGCGGGCCAAGACCGCGATGAAGAAGAAGTCAGCGAGCCCGCGACGGGCCCGCCGTGGCACCGACCCGGTCGCCACCCCCGACCGTGTGGAGGGAGAGCGATGAGCACCATGACGAGCGACGACGCCACCAGCGCCGCCGTGCCCGAGGACCGGGAGGTGCTGCGGGTCACCGGCCTGCGGACCAGCTACCTCTTCCGCGGGACACCGGTCCCGGCGGTCCAGGAGTTCGCCCTCTCGGTGCGACCCGGCGAGATCGTCGGGCTCGTGGGGGAGAGCGGCTCGGGCAAGAGCACCGCCCTGAAGTCGATCCTCGGGATGCTGCGACCGCCCGCCGAGGTGGTCGCGGACGAGATCGTGCTCGACGGCCGCGACCTGCGTGCCCTCTCCGCCGAGGAGGCGCGACGGGTCCGGGGCGGCGAGATGGCGATGATCTTCCAAGACCCCATCAACTCCTTCAACCCCGCCTGGACGATCGGCAGCCAGTTCCGCCGGGTGCTCGCGCTGCACCGCCCGGACCTGCGCCGCAAGGACTACGACGCGGAGATCATCCGGCTGCTGCGCGGCGTCGGGATCGACGGCGCCGGCAAGCTGGACTCCTACCCGTTCCAGTTCAGCCAGGGCCAGCTGCAGCGGATCATGATCGCCGTCGCATGCGCGAGCAAGGACCTCAAGGTGCTGCTCGCCGACGAGCCGACCACCAGCCTGGACGTGACCATCGAGGCGCAGGTGCTCGACCTGCTCCGCACCCTGCGCGCCGAGCGTGACCTGGCGATGGTGCTGGTCACCCACGACCTCTCGGTCGTGGCGGAGATGTGCGACAAGGTCGTCGTGATGTACGCCGGCCGGGTGGTCGAGGTCGCCGACGTCTACGACCTCTTCGAGCGCCCGCAGCACCCCTACACCGCGCAGCTGCTGCGCGCGATCCCCGGCTTCCCGCACGATGGCGAGCGGCTCTACGCGATGCGCGGGGCGGTGCCGGGGCTCGATGCGGAGATCCGCGGCTGCCGGTTCGCCGACCGGTGCGACGCCAAGCTCGGCCCCGTCTGCGACACCGACGACCCCGAGCTCTACCCGGTCGACGACCGGGGCGCGCGGGCCGCGTGCCACCGGGTCCTCACCGACCTGCCCACCCCGATGCTCAAGGAGACGAGCCGATGAGCACCCGCCCCCTCGACGACGGCGCCCCCGCCCTGGTCTCCGTGCGCGACCTGCGCACGCACTTCCCGGTCGGCGGTGGGCTGCTGGCCCGCGCGCGCGGCAAGCAGCAGATCGTGCACGCGCTGGACGGGGTGACCGTGGACATCCGGGCCCGCGAGACCCTGGCGGTGATCGGGGAGAGCGGGTCCGGCAAGAGCACCATGGGGCGCAGCATCCTGCGCCTCGAGGAGCCGACCTCGGGCACCGTGGCCTTCCGGGGCAAGGACGTCACCTCGCTCTCCCGCGAGGACCTGCGCCAGCAGCGCCGGCACATGCAGATGGTCTTCCAGAACCCGTACTCCTCGGTGAACCGGCGCAACCGGCTCATCGACATCATCTCGGAGCCGCTGCGCGTGCACGGGATCGGTGACGCGGCGTCGCGGCGGGCCCGGTCCCTGGAGCTGCTCGAGCTGGTCGGGCTCAATCCCGACTTCCTGCATCGCTACCCCCACGAGGTCTCCGGCGGGCAGCTGCAGCGCGTCGGCATCGCCCGGGCACTGGCGACCGGGCCGGAGTTCCTGGTCGCCGACGAGCCGACCGCGAGCCTCGACGTCAGTGTCCGCGCGCAGGTGATGAACCTGCTCAAGGACCTGAAGGAGGACCTGGGCCTGACGCTGATGTTCATCAGCCACGACCTCGCCGTCGTGTCCTACATCGCCGACCACATCGCGGTGATGTACCTGGGGCGCATCGTGGAGGTCGGCAGCAAGCAGCAGCTGGAGTCGGAGCCGCAGCACCCCTACACCCGGGCGCTCTTCGCGGCCGCCCCGAAGCCGGACCCGCGCCAGCGCAAGAAGGAGGCCGTCCCGCTGGGGGAGGTCCCCAGCGCGATCGACCGGCCCTCGGGGTGCCACTACCGGCCGCGCTGCCCGCTGGCGATGGACATCTGCGCGGTCGAGTACCCGCCGCTGGAGCTCAAGGCCCACGGCCAGCAGGCCGCCTGCCACGCCGTCCCGTCGGCTCCGCTGCCGGCGGGTGCCACCGCACTGCCACTGGCGACCGCCTGAGCGATGCCCCTGAGGGACGCCCTTGGAAATGCACCGCGGCGCCCGCTCGAAGGAGCGGGCGCCGCGGTGTTTCAGCGGCGTTCGTAGAGCTCGAGGCGCTCGTCGTCGGGGCCGAAGTAGGCACGGGCGGCCACCGGGCCGAGGCCAGGCAGGTCGAGCTCGACCCGCTCGCCGGCGGCCTCGGCGCCGATCGCCTGGAGCAGCAGCTCGGCCGCCGCCAGGTCGTCGGTCTCGAGGGACGCGGTGAGGATGCCGAGCGCAGGCGGCACCGCGCGGTCGCGCTGGGAACGGCCCGGGAGCCCGACGTACTGCGCGATCTCGAGGCGACCGAGGTCGGGGGCCTGCGGGTTCATCATGTTGATGTTGTGCAGCCCGGTGCCCTCCGGCAGGCCGAAGAAGGACTCCATCCGGTGCAGCACCTTGTCGTAGAGCGGGCGCATCCCGAGCGCGGCGTAGAACTGCGCCGAGCGCCGGGCGTCGCTGCTGTGGATCGCCACCGTCTGCAGCGCCGAGGGGCGCCCGTCGTAGTCGGCCAGCAACGACCCGGGCGCGGGCTCGAGCTCGAAGACGTCGAGGAGGACCCGGTCGGGGTCGTAGGACAGCGAGTCCCAGGCCGACAGGTCGGGCGTCACGGTCCAGTGCGTGGGGCCGGACTTCGCGCTGCCGCCGTTCGTGCGTACGGCGTGCACCGCCGCCTGGATCTCCGGGACCCGGACGTTGAGCGCGTAGTGGCCGTAGTCCTGCATGGCCGAGTAGTCACCCCAGTAGAGCTCCCCGGGGCGGTCGAACTGCACCAGGCGCAGCAGCCCGCTGGTGGCGCCCTCGGGGCCGAGCAGCACGGTGTCCGCGCTCATGTCGGCCGGCAGGCCCCACAGCTGGCCCAGGGCTTCCCCGGACAGGCGCCCCGCGCCGAGCTCGACGTAGTCGAAGCACGCGGCGTAGAAGCGCCGCGAGCGCTCGAGGTCGCTGACGCCGACGGTGGCCACGCGGATCTCGCTGATCATGTGTTCTTCATCCCTCGTTCCACCTGCTGAAACATTGTTTCGGCAGTCTTGTGGTCGCGAGGAGCGGATGTCAAGGGTGGCGGTGGTGCCTGAGCTCCAGGGCTTCCGTCCCCCTTAAGTAGGACTTTATTCCTGCCGCCGGGGCTGCGGCCCTAACGTGAGTGAAACCACGTTTCGATCAGCGGAACGTGCGATCGATCCTGGACGGAGGCGCACTGATGCTGTCCTACCTGGTGCGGCGCCTGGGCGGAGTGGTCGTCGTGCTGCTGCTCGTCCTGACCATGGTGTTCCTGATGCTGCACGCCACCCCCGGCGGCCCCGAGACGGCGTACCTCGGCAGCAACCCCACCCCCGAGAAGCGGGACGCGGTGATGGCCCAGCTCGGCCTGGACCGGCCGCTGTGGCTGCAGTACCTCACCTTCGTGGGCAGCGTGCTCACCCTCGACCTCGGCCGGTCGCTGACGACCGGGACCCCGGTCACCGAGCTGCTCGGCGACCGGATGCTGGTGACCCTCGAGCTCGGCCTGGTCTCCTTCGTGGTCTGGACGGCGGTCGGCATGCTCGCCGGCGCCCTCGCCGCGGCCCGCCGCGGGCGGCTCCTCGACGGGGTCGTCCGGGTCGGCAGCGTCGTCGCCCTCTCGATCCCCAGCTTCTGGCTCGGCCTCGTGCTCGTCATGATCTTCGGCCTCTACCTCCCCGGTGTGCTGCCGAGCTCGGGCTGGGTGCCGTTCACCGAGGACCCGGTGGAGAACCTGCGCTCGCTGGTGCTGCCGGCCTTCACCCTCGGCATCGGCGCGGCGGCGGTCATCGCCCGCACACTGCGGACCTCGATGATCGAGGCGCTGGACGCCGACCACGTCGCCTTCGGCCGGGCCCTCGGGCTGCCCGAGCGGACCATCCTGTCCCGCCTCGCGCTGCGCAACGCGGTCATCCCGACGCTCACCGTGCTGGGCATGATGCTCGGCACCTTCATCGGCGGCGCGGTCCTCGTCGAGAACGTCTTCAACGTCCCGGGCGTGGGTCAGCTCGTCGTGACCTCCTTCCTCGCCCACGACTACCCGGTGGCGATCGCCGCGACGGTCTGGACGGCCGGCACCTTCCTGGTCACCACGCTCGTGGTCGACCTCCTGTACTTCGCGATCAACCCGCGCATCCGTGCCCAGTTCGTCGGAGGTGGTTCCCGGTGAGTGCTCCCGCCCTCACGGTCCGTGCCAGGCGCCGCCCGCGGCTTCCGCGTGTCCCGCGGCTGTCGGCGCTCGGCTGGATCGGGCTGGTCCTCGTGCTGGCCTTCTGCGCGCTCGCACTCCTCGGGCCGCTGTTCTCGCTCCCACCGGACGAGCGCACCGGCGGGCCGCTCGAGGCGCCGAGCGCGGCGCACTGGTTCGGCACCGACGACCTCGGCCGCGACCTGTTCGCGCGCACCGCGGTCGGCGCACGCCTCTCGCTCCTGGTCGCGCTCGGCAGCGTCGTCGCCGGCCTGGTCGTGGCCGTGCCGATCGGGCTGCTCGCCGGCTACCTCGGCGGCACCTGGGTCGACGACGTGCTGATGCGGGTCATGGAGGCGCTGCAGGCGCTGCCGGTCTTCGTGCTGGCGCTGTTCGTGGTCGGCATGATCGGGACCGGTCCCACGGACATCGGCCCGGTGACGCTCTCCGCCGGGGTCAAGGTCATCCTGCTGCTCGCGCTCTCCTTCCTCCCGTTCTTCGCCCGCGTCACCCGGGCCGCGACCCTCGTCGAGGTCCAGGAGGAGTACGTCGCCGCGCTGCGGGTGGTCGGCGTCTCGCGACGGCGGATCATGCTCGGCGAGCTGCTGCCCAACGTGCTCCCGCCGGTGCTCGTGCAGGGGTTCCTCTGGGTGGGCGTCGCGGTCTTCGCCGAGAGCGCGCTCTCCTTCCTCGGTCTCGGGGTGCAGCCGCCGCAGGCGAGCCTCGGCAACCTGCTCTCGGACGCGACCAGCGCGCTGATGATCGGCGGCTGGTGGCTCTCGGTGGTCCCCGGCCTGGCGATCCTGCTCGTCACGATCGGCATCAACCTCCTCGGCGACGAGGTCGATCGCCATCTCGGAGGCCGGCACTGACCGGCCCGACCCTTCGGCCTCCCTCGGCCGGAACCCTCTCGGGACGAACCCTCATGTCCGCGCTTCGTCGCGGTCCCGATTCGCGTCGCGGACGTCCGTCCTCACCGACCGCACCACCACCCTCTTTTCAGGAGCTCGCATGAAGACCGATTCCCTCGCCATGTCGCGCCGCGGCCTGCTCGGCACCCTGGGTGTCATCACCGCCGGCGTCACCCTCGCCGGCTGTGGCGGCGGCACCAGCACGAGCGGCTCCGGCGGCTCCGGCGGCAAGCCCGTCGCCGGTGGTGCGCTGGTGCTCGGCCTTCCCGCGCTCTCGGACTACCTCAACCCGCTGGTCGCGACCACCAACGCGCTGGCCTGGGTCACCGACCCGGTGGTGGAGACGCTCTACACCTACGACGACCAGATGCGCTCGGTCCCGCTGCTCGCGGCCGGCGAGCCGACCATCTCCAAGGACGGGCTCACCTGGACCATCGAGGTGGCCAAGGGCGTGACCTTCTCCAACGGCGAGCCGCTCACCGCCGAAGACGTCGCGGCCGTGATCAACCACGTGTCCGACCCGTCGGCGTACACCGACTGGACCAGCTACTTCGCCTACTTCGTCTCGGGCGCCAAGGCCAAGGGCCCGCGCACCGTCGTGATCTCGCTGGCGATGCCGTACGGCGTGCTGCGCTCGCACCTGAGCAATCTGCCGATCATCCACCGCGACTCGCTGAAGAAGAACGACACCACGATCGGCACCGGCCCCTACGTGATCGACAAGGTCACCCAGGGCCAGTCGGTGCTGCTGCGCCGCAACGAGAGCTACCACGGCACCGCGGGCGGCCCCGACACCCTGGAGTACCGCGCGATCCCGGACGCCGGCACCCGGCTGGTCAACCTGCGCGAGGGCAAGATCCACGTGATGACCGACGTGCCCGCGAGCAACGTCGCCACCCTGGAGAAGGACGACTCGCTCTCCGTGGAGGTCGTCGACGCCCCGATCTCGATCCTCACCTTCTTCAACGCGACCAAGGCGCCCTTCGACGACGTCCGCGTCCGCCAGGCCCTCGCCCACGCCATGGACCGCGAGGGCGTCGCCGAGCTCGTGTACGCCGGCACCGCGGCGCCCGCGCAGGGCCCCGCCGGTCCGGCCCTCGAGGCGCACGACCCGGACCTCGAGATCTACTCGGCGGCCCCGAACGTCGAGCGCGCCAAGGAGCTCCTCGCCGAGGCCGGCGTCGACGGCGTGGAGTTCACGCTGACCATCAGCAGCTCCTCGGAGGCCACCGTCAAGATGGCCGAGGTCCTGGCGCAGGGCTGGGCGAAGGCCGGCATCACCTGCCGCCTGGAGACCACCGACGCCGGCACCTGGATCACCCGGTGGATGGAGGGCGACTACCAGCTCTCGATGACCACCTACGTCACCGGCGTCAGCGCCGGGGCCAGCGCGTTCCCGCTGTTCACCTCCTACGCCTCGAGCAACACGATGAACTTCGGCTACTCCAACAAGGAGGCCGACGCGCTGATGAGCCAGGCGTGGGCGACCACCGACGACGCCGAGCGGGCCGAGCTGACCCGCCAGGTGGACCGGATCCTCGCCGAGGACGCGGTCGCGGTGCCCCCGGTCTACCCGCGGATGATCGTGGCCCAGCGTCGCGACGTCACCGGCCTCGACGCCGGTCAGCTCGCCGTGGGCCGACTGGACGCCGCCAACCTGCGGCGCCTGGCCTGAGCATGACTGCCGTCGTGAGGGAGCGCGGAGAGCCCGGGCCCGGGACGTCCGGGGCACCGGGGACGCACCCGGTGCTCCGCGTCGAGGGCCTCGACGTGACCTACCGGACCGGCCGGGGCCCGCTGCCGGCCGTCCGCGACGTCTCCTTCGAGGTCCACCGCGGTGAGGTGTTCGGGCTGGTGGGGGAGTCGGGCTCGGGCAAGAGCACCCTGCTCAGCGCGCTGATGCGGCTGCTGCCGCGGGGCACCGAGCTCTCGGCCGGAAGTCTCGAGCTGGACGGCCGCGACCTGCTCGGCATGTCCGAGTCCCGGCTGCGCGGCCTGCGCGGGACCGAGATCGGACTGGTGCCGCAACGGCCGATGACCTCGCTGTCGCCGGTCACCCCGGTCCGGGCCCAGCTGCGCCGCCTGACCGGCGGGCAGGTGGACGACGCCCGGCTGCACGAGCTGCTGACCAGCGTCGGCCTCGGCGGACTGCGCGAGCGGCTCGGGGACTACCCGTTCCAGTTCTCCGGTGGCCAGCTCCAGCGGATGCTGATCGCGATCGCCGTGCTCGCCCGCGAGCCCCGGCTGGTCCTGGCCGACGAGCCGACCACGACCCTCGACGCCACCGTGCAGGCGCAGGTGCTCCGGCTCCTGATCGACCTGCGCGAGCGGCTGGGCAACACGGTCGTGCTCGTCACCCACGACCTCAACGTGGTCGCCCAGGTCTGCGACCGGGTCGGCGTCATGTACGGCGGCCGGCTGGTCGAGGTCGCCACGACGGCCCGCCTCTTCGAGGACCCGCAGCACCCCTACACCCAGGCGCTGCTCGCGGCGATGCCGAGCAAGCACGCGCCCGGGGAGCGGCTGCGCCCGATCCCGGGCACGGTCAGCGGAGCCCAGCGGCTGCCGGGGTGCCCGTTCGCCCCGCGCTGCCCGCGCGCCGACGCGCAGTGCCGCGAGGTCGACCCCGCGCCGCGGGAGGTCGCCTCCGCGACGGTGCGCTGCCACCACCCGGGGAGGGTCGCATGAGCGCCGGAGCCGAGCCCCTCGTCCGCGTCGAGGGCCTGGTCAAGCACTACCCGGTGCGTGGTCCGCGGCGCCCGCGCGGCACCCCGGCCTCGGTGGTGCACGCCGTCGACGGCGTCGACCTGCGGATCGCCCCCGGCGAGTCGGTCGCGCTGATCGGGGAGTCCGGCTGCGGGAAGTCGACGGTCGCGAAGGTCCTGGTCGGCCTGGTGCCGGCCACGCAGGGCGTGGTCCGGGTCGCCGGGCACGACGTCGTACCGGTGACGGTGAAGGACGCCGAGGCGCGCCGACGCGTCCAGCTGGTCTCCCAGAACCCGTGGTCGGCGCTGAACCGGGCCCGCACCGTGCGCCACATCCTGTCCCAGCCGGTCGTCCTGCATGGCCGGGCGACGGGCAAGCAGGCGGTGGAGCAGCGGGTCTCCGAGCTGTTGGGCCTGGTCGGGCTCCCGGTCGAGTACCTCGACCGGCGTCCGCGGGACCTGAGCGGCGGTGAGCTGCAACGGGTCACGGTGGCCCGGGCGCTCGCGACCGAGCCGGAGCTGCTCGTGCTCGACGAGCCGACCGCCAGCCTGGACGTCAGCGTGAAGGCGACGCTGGTCAACCTGCTCGCGGACCTGCGTGCCGAGCTCGGGCTGACCTACCTGCTGATCACCCACGAGCTCGACGTGGCCCGCCACCTGGTGGACCGGGTCGCGGTGATGTACCTCGGCGAGATCGTCGAGACCGGCACCGCCGAGCAGATCTTCAGCGCACCGGAGCACCCCTACACTCGCGCGCTGCTGGCCGCCTCGCCGGCCGAGCTCGTGATCGGGCAGCTGCACGGCGACGGCCTGGTGGGCGAGGTGCCCTCGGCGATCGACGTGCCGTCGGGCTGCCGCTTCCACACCCGCTGCCCGTTCGCCACCGCGGCGTGCACCACCGAGCACCCCCTCCTCAGCAGCCGGCCCGGCGAGCGCGCCGTGGCCTGCCTGCGCATCGACGAGCTCGTCGACGGACCCGTCGCGAGCACCCCCACCGGAAGGACACAGCAATGAACCCCTGGGACCAGGACTTCCCGATCCTCAGCAAGCACATGGGCGAGTGGGAGGGCGAGTACGTCCACCTCGACCCCGAGGGCAACGAGATCGACCGGCACGCCTCGCACCTGCGGATGTGGGTGCCCGAGGACGGCTCGTGCGACATCAAGCAGATCAACACCTACACCTGGCCCGACGGCCGGGTCGAGGCCGTGGAGTTCCCCGGCATCCTCAAGGGCCGCGACGTGCACTTCGAGACCGACCGGATCAGCGGCCACATGCACCAGGCCGACGAGCTGAACATCCTGCTGACCTGGACCTACAAGGAGCTGCTCAAGGAGGGCAACTACCTCTACGAGCTGATCCAGCTCAGCCGGGACGGCCAGCAGAAGGTGCGCACCTGGCACTGGATGGAGGACGACCGGCTGGTGAAGCGGACGGTCATCCGCGAGCGCAAGATCGCCTGATCTCCCCGGGGCGGGCCGACGCCTGGCGTCGGCCCGCCCACCCCTCCTCCGAGCCGAGAACGAGAGCGAGCCATGCACGCAGACACGAACCCGGGGCGCTACCCGGTGGCCCCGCTGGCCCAGGACGCCTGGACCCTCGGGGTGGCGCAGTCCCGCATCCACCCCGCGGCGGACCGCGCCGACCTGGAGGACAACCTCCAGCACATGCTCCACCTCATCGACAACGCCTTCCACTACGGCCCCGGCCCGGACCTGCTGCTCTTCCACGAGTTCCCGATCAGCGGCTGGGACACCTGGACCCGCGAGGAGGCGCTCGAGCGCTGCATCACCCTCGACGGCCCCGAGCTGGCCGCGATCGCCGCGAAGGCCCGCCGGTTCGGCTCCTACATCGCCTTCGGCGCCTACGTGAAGGACCCCGACTGGCCCGGGCACGTGCTCAGCCTGACCAACCTGGTGGGCCCCGACGGCGACCTGGTCGCGAGCCACTGGAAGGCGCGCAACGTGCGCGGCCTGTTCCCCGGCTTCGAGCTCTTCACGACCGCCATCTACGACGTCCTCGACGAGTACGTCGAGCGCTACGGCGCCGACGCCGTCCTGCCGGTGGCCAAGACCCCGCTGGGCAACATCACGCTCTCCTCCACCCAGCTCGAGCCGGAGCTGATGCGCGCCCTGGCGATCAAGGGCGCCGAGGTCATCCTGCGCACCGCCAGCGGCAGCTTCACCGAGACCGACATCGCCGCCACCGCGCTCTACAACCGGGTCTACGTGGCGGTCGCCAACAACGCGCTGCTGCTGCGCAAGGGGCCCTACTTCGAGGACACCGGCGCCGGCGGCTCGGCCATCTACGGCCCCGACGGCAAGGTGATCGTCCGGGCCGAGGGCAAGCACGAGGCGCTGATCCAGGCGCGGATCCCGATCGCTGCGTTCCGCGCGCGGCACCTGCAGCCCGACATCCACTGGGACCTCTACCGCGAGGTCTTCGACGGCTACGTCAGCCGGTTCCCGCCGAACCTGTTCGCCGCCGAGCAGCCCCCGACCCTGGCCGACACCGCGGCGTACGTCGCGGGGCGGAGCCGGTGGACCTGAGCCGGTGGGCCTGAGCTCCGGCCGTCTGAGCGGCGCCCCCGTGGGGCGCCGCTCAGCGGTCGGCCGGAGCGCTGCGGGCGATGACCCGGTCCTGGGCGTTCAGGAACAGCTCGAGGGTCAGGTCCATCAGCTCACCGCACACCCGCTCGGCGCCCTCGACGTCGCCGGCCTGCACCAGGTCGACCAGACGCCCGTGGCGGGCGGCGGTGTCGGGGGAGAAGTGCTGGTAGCGCTGGAAGTCCGGCACCCGCAGGCAGGCGTGCACGGTGCCCGCGAGGCGGGCGAGCATGTCGTTGCCCGAGCCGAGGTAGAGCAGCCGGTGGAAGGCCGTGTCGGCCTCGATCATCAGGCGGGGGTCCGCGGCGCGCGTCGCGCGGTCGATGCGGACCACGGCGTCGGCGAGCGCCTCGAGCACCGCCGGGTCGGCGTGGGTGGCGGTGAGGCCGGCGGCGAGCGGCTCGAGGCGCTCGCGCAGCTGGAGGGACTCCCGCAGCTGCACGAAGCGGCTGGCGCCGGAGGCGCGCCAGCGGATGACCTGCTCGTCCAGGAGCGCCCAGCTGCCCGGATCGGTCACCGTCGTACCGGCGCGTTGCCGGGCCTGGACCATGCCCTTCGCGGCCAGCGTGCGCAGGCACTCGCGCACCAACGAGCGCGACACCTCCAGCTCGGTCGCGATCCGGTCCGGGTCGATCACGCCGGTGAGCTCCCCGGCGGCGATCCGACTGCCGAGGCGCTCCACGATCCGGCCGTGCATGCTCGCCAGCTCCGCGGGCTCCGGCGGGACCGGAGGGTACGGGGACCGCGTCACCGTGGCCGCCGTGGCCCGCGAGGCCGCGGGACGGTGGGCCGGCCGGCCGTCGGAGCCGGTCGAGGACATCGGGCGCGGGCGATCCGCCACGGTCGGTCCCTTTCAGTAGGAGGGCAACGCAGTGAGCGCACCATATAGGAATAGTGTTTCGGAGACCGGAACGAAAGGTGACGACATGACCACCCCCCGGCCGGCAGCGGCTGGCGCCGGTGCCACGATCGCGACGGTCGAACGCGCGGCCGACGTGCTGCTGCACCTCGCCGCCGATCCGCGCGCCGACCACGGCGTCACGGAGGTGGCCGAGGCGATGGGGCTCTCGAAGTCGGCCGTCCACCGGGTGCTGAGCTCGCTGCGGCGCGGCGGGCTCGTCGAGCTCGACGAGCACACCCGTCGCTACTCCCTCGGCGCCGGCGCGCTCCGCCTCGGGCTGAGCTACCTCGACCGGATCGACGTGCGGCGGCTTGCTCGCCCGGTCCTGGAGGACCTCTCGGAGCGGACCGGCGAGACCGCGACGCTGTCGGTCCTGCTGGGCGAGCGCGACCGCATCTACGTCGACCAGGTCACCCCGGAGCGCGAGGTGATCATGTCGGTGTCGCTGGGCGAGCCCTACTCGCTGCACGCCGGCGCCTCGTCCCGGGTGTTCCTCGCCTTCCTGCCCGACGCCCAGCGCGAGCGCTACCTGGCCGGGCCGCTGACCTCCGCGCGGGGGGCGACCGTCGTCGACGACGCCGGCCTCCGCGAGGAGCTGGCCCGGGTGCGCGCCCAGGGTTGGGCCCGGTCCGCGGGGGAGCGGCAGGACGGGGCGGCGTCGGTGGCCGCACCGGTGCTGCGCCACGACGGCACGCCGGCGGCGGTGATCAGCGTGTGTGGCCCGGCCTCCCGGTTCGCCGCCGAGCTCGACCACTGCCGCGAGCTGCTGCTCGAGGCCACCCGCTCGCTCTCCACCGGGCTGGGGTGGGTCGCGGAGGACTGATCGCCGCGCGCCGAGCGTCTCGGGCTGGGTGCGCGCCCCTTGTGCGGCACCGGATCGAGGGCCACAATGATTCCACTAGGCGAAACATTGTTTCACAAGGAGGAATCGGTGATCGAGCGCCACTACGTCAGTCTCCCGGGCGGGCAGCTGCACTACCTGCGTGCCGGAGCGGGGGCGCCGGTCATCGTGCTGCACTCCTCGCCGATGTCCTCGGCCTGCATGACACCGTGGATCGAGAGGCTCGCGGCGCACTTCACCGTCTATGCCCTCGACACCGCAGGCTACGGCCAGTCCGACCCGCTGCCCTCCGGCGACGCCGACCCCGAGATCGCCGACTACGGGCGCCGGGTGCTGGAGTTCGCCGACG includes the following:
- a CDS encoding IclR family transcriptional regulator, whose product is MTTPRPAAAGAGATIATVERAADVLLHLAADPRADHGVTEVAEAMGLSKSAVHRVLSSLRRGGLVELDEHTRRYSLGAGALRLGLSYLDRIDVRRLARPVLEDLSERTGETATLSVLLGERDRIYVDQVTPEREVIMSVSLGEPYSLHAGASSRVFLAFLPDAQRERYLAGPLTSARGATVVDDAGLREELARVRAQGWARSAGERQDGAASVAAPVLRHDGTPAAVISVCGPASRFAAELDHCRELLLEATRSLSTGLGWVAED